In Burkholderia contaminans, the following proteins share a genomic window:
- a CDS encoding VOC family protein produces the protein MKPTIRAIDHIVLRVTDMAAMTRFYCDAVGCHVEKEQPDLGLVQLRAGDALIDLLSVGSPIDRPDSGPPGTGRNLDHLCLRVEPFDPDALTAHFAAHGAQPGAPAERYGAGGYGPSIYLFDPEGNMLEFKGPPASIG, from the coding sequence ATGAAACCGACCATCCGCGCGATCGATCACATCGTGCTGCGCGTGACCGACATGGCTGCGATGACGCGCTTTTACTGCGACGCCGTCGGCTGCCATGTGGAGAAGGAACAGCCCGATCTGGGCCTTGTACAGCTGCGCGCCGGCGACGCGCTGATCGACCTGCTGTCGGTCGGCAGCCCGATCGACCGCCCCGACAGCGGCCCACCCGGCACCGGACGCAATCTCGATCACCTGTGCCTGCGCGTCGAGCCGTTCGATCCCGACGCCCTGACCGCCCATTTTGCCGCGCATGGCGCACAGCCGGGCGCGCCCGCGGAGCGCTACGGCGCCGGCGGCTACGGGCCGTCTATCTACCTGTTCGACCCGGAAGGCAACATGCTGGAATTCAAGGGGCCGCCGGCCTCGATCGGCTGA
- the gshA gene encoding glutamate--cysteine ligase: MSNTMTHRQSELLLKRLDALSSGPTRQHLPDGLRGIEKESLRVTRDGMIAFTPHPRALGSALTHPALTTDYSEALIELITPAEGDAAITLERLDDLHRYVYASLGDEMLWNDSMPGLLPADDQIPIADYGTSNIGRLKTVYRRGLAYRYGRTMQCIAGIHYNYSLHEEVWRRLHAEEGSTATLVDYQSERYLAQIRNFRRRSWLLMYLFGASPALDTKFLRGKPHRLDTFDADTLYLPYATSLRMSDLGYSNTTAQAALHVDYNTLPGYLDALSKAVSEPYPAYEAIGTHRDGEWIQINTNVLQIENEFYSTIRPKRVTYSGERPLHALASRGVQYIEVRCLDIDPFEPTGIALETARFIDAFLLACALDESPALDCPAYKEANANFGSVTMEGRKPGLTLQRDGETVTLQAWADALMADIETISRRLDEIRGGDEHVRAIAAQREKLADPERTPSARVLRTMRERGQSFLEFALTQSEAHAAHFRANPPSAETLRTEQALAAKSLAEQAELEAKEAGSFDAFVAAYRAYTLNRFSV, encoded by the coding sequence ATGTCGAACACCATGACTCACCGCCAGTCCGAACTGCTGCTGAAACGCCTCGACGCGCTGAGCTCGGGCCCGACGCGGCAGCATCTGCCCGACGGCCTGCGCGGCATCGAAAAGGAAAGCCTGCGCGTGACGCGCGACGGGATGATCGCATTCACGCCGCATCCGCGCGCGCTCGGTTCGGCGCTCACGCATCCGGCGCTGACGACCGACTATTCCGAAGCGTTGATCGAGCTGATCACGCCCGCGGAAGGTGACGCCGCGATCACGCTCGAGCGTCTCGACGACCTGCATCGCTACGTCTATGCGTCGCTCGGCGACGAGATGCTGTGGAACGACTCGATGCCCGGCCTGCTGCCGGCCGACGACCAGATCCCGATCGCCGACTACGGCACGTCGAACATCGGCCGCCTGAAGACGGTGTACCGGCGCGGCCTCGCGTATCGCTACGGCCGCACGATGCAGTGCATTGCCGGTATCCACTACAACTACTCGCTGCACGAGGAAGTGTGGCGGCGCCTGCATGCGGAAGAAGGCTCGACGGCCACGCTCGTCGATTACCAGTCGGAACGCTATCTCGCGCAGATCCGCAACTTCCGCCGCCGCAGCTGGCTGCTGATGTACCTGTTCGGCGCGTCGCCCGCGCTCGACACGAAGTTCCTGCGCGGCAAGCCGCACCGGCTCGACACGTTCGATGCCGATACGCTGTACCTGCCGTATGCCACGAGCCTGCGGATGAGCGATCTCGGCTACTCGAACACGACCGCGCAGGCCGCGCTGCACGTCGACTACAACACGCTGCCCGGCTATCTCGACGCGCTGTCGAAGGCCGTGAGCGAGCCGTATCCGGCCTACGAGGCGATCGGCACGCATCGCGACGGCGAGTGGATCCAGATCAACACGAACGTGCTGCAGATCGAGAACGAGTTCTACTCGACGATCCGGCCGAAGCGCGTCACGTATTCGGGCGAGCGGCCGCTGCATGCGCTCGCGTCGCGCGGCGTGCAGTACATCGAGGTGCGCTGTCTCGACATCGATCCGTTCGAGCCGACCGGCATCGCACTGGAAACCGCGCGCTTCATCGACGCGTTCCTGCTCGCGTGCGCGCTCGACGAAAGCCCGGCGCTCGATTGCCCCGCGTACAAGGAAGCGAACGCGAACTTCGGCAGCGTGACGATGGAAGGGCGCAAGCCGGGGCTTACGCTGCAGCGCGACGGCGAGACGGTCACGTTGCAGGCGTGGGCGGACGCGCTGATGGCCGATATCGAAACCATCAGCCGCCGCCTCGACGAAATCCGCGGCGGCGACGAGCATGTGCGTGCAATCGCCGCGCAACGCGAGAAGCTTGCCGATCCGGAGCGCACGCCATCTGCGCGTGTGCTGCGCACGATGCGCGAGCGCGGTCAGTCGTTCCTCGAGTTCGCGCTGACGCAGAGCGAAGCGCATGCCGCGCATTTCCGGGCGAATCCGCCGTCGGCGGAGACGCTGCGTACCGAGCAGGCGCTCGCCGCGAAATCGCTGGCCGAGCAGGCCGAGCTCGAAGCGAAGGAGGCCGGATCGTTCGACGCGTTCGTCGCGGCCTATCGCGCCTATACGCTGAACCGCTTCAGCGTGTGA
- a CDS encoding YaeQ family protein: MALKSTIYKAELQIADMDRHYYADHALTVARHPSETDDRMMVRIVAFALFAHERLEFCKGLSDVDEPDLWQKDLTGAIDVWIEAGQPDERRISKAAGRAGQVTVIAYGGKTSDIWWQGVRSKVERLRNVQVLSLNDGVAAALGKLAERTMRLQCTVQDGAAWISSADHDPVAVEWTVLKARADA; this comes from the coding sequence ATGGCGCTGAAATCCACGATCTACAAAGCAGAACTTCAAATCGCCGACATGGATCGGCATTACTACGCCGATCACGCGTTGACGGTGGCGCGCCATCCGTCGGAAACCGACGACCGGATGATGGTGCGCATCGTCGCGTTCGCGCTGTTCGCGCACGAGCGGCTCGAATTCTGCAAGGGGCTGTCGGACGTCGACGAGCCCGACCTGTGGCAGAAGGACCTGACGGGCGCGATCGACGTCTGGATCGAAGCCGGCCAGCCCGACGAGCGGCGCATCTCGAAGGCGGCCGGCCGCGCCGGGCAGGTCACGGTGATCGCATACGGCGGCAAGACGTCGGATATCTGGTGGCAGGGCGTGCGCAGCAAGGTCGAGCGGCTGCGCAACGTGCAGGTGCTGTCGTTGAACGACGGTGTCGCGGCCGCGCTCGGGAAACTCGCGGAGCGCACGATGCGCCTGCAATGCACGGTGCAGGACGGCGCCGCGTGGATCTCGAGCGCCGACCACGATCCGGTGGCGGTCGAGTGGACGGTGCTGAAGGCGCGCGCGGACGCGTGA
- a CDS encoding phosphocholine-specific phospholipase C, which produces MSSNNRRDFLRLAAQSAGAMAAYAGFPPAIRNALAMPAAYRTGTIRDVEHVVIFMQENRSFDHYFGGLRGVRGFNDPRPHLLPSGAPVWQQPPASVFTKNYHSRGLDPSAPYVLPFYLDPKQTTEFQPGTNHGWSSGHLSWNNGQWDQWVNQKQDVLTMGYLKRQDLTYHYALADAFTICDSYFCSAHADTAPNRIYLWTGTVDPRNIYGNPPNGPGIGERDDVNGYTWTTYAERLENAKISWKVYQGGTGIPGDPTDNYTDNSLMFFKRFQVKEGASGPLVDKGASDHTLAELKADVQANRLPQVSWIVSPYKYSEHPQASPTDGAFYINMVLEALTSNPEVWAKTVFILNYDENDGLFDHVVPPVPPVTSGVGGQGIVSSNLLSNLGDELLDLNKYPGEMSPLVPGADPGGIQPIGLGPRVPLIIISPWTKGGWVCSETFDHTSVLRFLEARFGVKEPNISAWRRSICGDLTSAFDFSARPDTRTVSFTVPQHIATAGQAYQVPAQQSMPAQEPGTRPARALPYELFVHSRVSAHDDTVSLDFANTGDAGAAFYVYDRRNPTTPPRRYAVSAHDRFVDTWNTSAARGDYHLAAYGPNGYLCEFQGNTRLAADGRHANPEARIGYDVRNRHVYLQLRNSGRATCRVTVDNAYSHKHARTYTLEPGERIEDHFELSSSHGWYDLTITATTLRGGDDKVVRRFAGHVETGRPSQSDPGPVKHPTA; this is translated from the coding sequence ATGTCCTCGAACAATCGACGCGATTTCCTGCGCCTTGCCGCGCAGTCGGCCGGCGCGATGGCCGCCTACGCGGGCTTTCCGCCCGCGATCCGCAATGCGCTGGCGATGCCGGCCGCCTATCGCACGGGCACGATCCGCGACGTGGAGCACGTCGTGATCTTCATGCAGGAAAACCGTTCGTTCGACCATTACTTCGGCGGGCTGCGCGGCGTGCGCGGCTTCAACGACCCGCGTCCGCACCTGCTGCCAAGCGGTGCGCCGGTGTGGCAACAGCCGCCGGCGTCGGTGTTCACGAAGAACTACCATTCGCGCGGCCTCGATCCGTCGGCGCCGTACGTGCTGCCGTTCTACCTCGATCCGAAGCAGACGACCGAATTCCAGCCGGGCACCAACCACGGCTGGAGCAGCGGCCACCTGTCCTGGAACAATGGCCAGTGGGACCAGTGGGTGAACCAGAAGCAGGACGTGCTGACGATGGGCTACCTGAAGCGCCAGGATCTCACGTACCACTACGCATTGGCCGACGCGTTCACGATCTGCGATTCGTACTTCTGCTCCGCGCACGCCGACACCGCGCCGAACCGCATCTACCTGTGGACCGGCACGGTCGACCCGCGCAACATCTACGGCAACCCGCCGAACGGCCCGGGCATCGGCGAGCGCGACGACGTGAACGGCTACACGTGGACGACCTACGCGGAACGCCTCGAGAACGCGAAGATCAGTTGGAAGGTGTACCAGGGCGGCACGGGCATCCCGGGCGACCCGACCGACAACTACACCGACAACTCGCTGATGTTCTTCAAGCGTTTCCAGGTGAAGGAGGGCGCGAGCGGCCCGCTGGTCGACAAGGGCGCGTCGGACCACACGCTCGCCGAGCTGAAGGCCGACGTGCAGGCGAACCGGCTGCCGCAGGTGTCGTGGATCGTGTCGCCGTACAAGTACAGCGAGCACCCGCAGGCTTCCCCGACCGACGGCGCGTTCTACATCAACATGGTGCTCGAGGCGCTCACGTCGAACCCGGAAGTGTGGGCGAAGACGGTGTTCATCCTGAACTACGACGAGAACGACGGGCTGTTCGACCACGTCGTGCCGCCGGTGCCGCCGGTCACGAGCGGCGTGGGCGGCCAGGGCATCGTGTCGTCGAACCTGCTGTCGAACCTCGGCGACGAACTGCTCGACCTGAACAAGTACCCGGGCGAAATGAGCCCGCTCGTGCCGGGTGCGGACCCGGGCGGCATCCAGCCGATCGGCCTCGGGCCGCGCGTGCCGCTGATCATCATCTCGCCGTGGACGAAGGGCGGCTGGGTCTGCTCGGAGACGTTCGACCATACGTCGGTGCTGCGTTTCCTCGAAGCGCGTTTCGGCGTGAAGGAGCCGAACATCAGCGCGTGGCGACGTTCGATCTGCGGCGACCTCACGTCGGCATTCGACTTCTCCGCGCGCCCCGACACGCGCACGGTGAGCTTCACGGTGCCGCAGCACATCGCGACGGCCGGCCAGGCGTACCAGGTGCCCGCGCAGCAGTCGATGCCGGCGCAGGAGCCCGGCACGCGCCCGGCACGTGCGCTGCCGTACGAGCTGTTCGTGCACAGCCGCGTGAGCGCGCACGACGACACCGTGTCGCTCGACTTCGCGAACACCGGTGATGCAGGCGCCGCGTTCTACGTGTACGACCGCCGCAACCCCACGACGCCGCCGCGCCGCTATGCGGTGTCCGCGCACGACCGCTTCGTCGATACGTGGAATACGTCGGCCGCACGCGGCGATTACCATCTCGCGGCATATGGCCCGAACGGCTATCTGTGCGAGTTCCAGGGCAACACGCGGCTCGCGGCGGACGGCCGCCACGCGAACCCCGAAGCGCGGATCGGCTACGACGTGCGCAACCGCCACGTGTACCTGCAACTGCGCAACAGCGGGCGCGCGACGTGCCGCGTGACGGTCGACAACGCATACAGCCACAAGCATGCGCGGACCTACACGCTGGAGCCGGGCGAGCGCATCGAGGATCACTTCGAGCTGTCGTCGAGCCACGGCTGGTACGATCTGACGATCACCGCGACGACGCTGCGCGGCGGCGACGACAAGGTCGTGCGCCGTTTCGCGGGCCACGTCGAGACGGGCCGGCCGAGCCAGAGCGATCCGGGGCCGGTGAAGCACCCGACGGCCTGA
- the speG gene encoding spermidine N1-acetyltransferase has translation MQLQNDTNTLALRPLERQDLRFVHELNNDAKIMRYWFEEPYETFSELSQLYDRHVHDQRERRFVAVDAQGELVGLVELIELDYIHRRGEFQIIIAPQRQGRGYAGQATRLAIEYAFKVLNMRKLYLIVDTSNAAAIHVYEKCGFQHEAELKEEFFGNGAYHNAYRMCIFQRDYFERQQAT, from the coding sequence ATGCAACTCCAGAACGATACCAACACGCTCGCGCTGCGGCCGCTTGAGCGCCAGGACCTGCGCTTCGTCCACGAACTGAACAACGACGCCAAGATCATGCGCTACTGGTTCGAGGAGCCGTACGAAACCTTCTCGGAACTGTCACAACTGTACGACCGCCACGTGCACGACCAGCGCGAGCGCCGTTTCGTCGCGGTCGACGCGCAAGGCGAACTGGTCGGCCTCGTCGAGCTGATCGAGCTCGACTACATCCATCGCCGCGGCGAGTTCCAGATCATCATCGCGCCGCAACGCCAGGGGCGCGGCTATGCGGGCCAGGCGACGCGTCTCGCGATCGAGTACGCGTTCAAGGTGCTGAACATGCGCAAGCTGTACCTGATCGTCGACACGTCCAATGCGGCGGCGATTCACGTGTACGAAAAATGCGGATTCCAGCACGAGGCTGAATTGAAGGAAGAATTTTTCGGAAACGGCGCGTATCACAACGCTTATCGCATGTGCATTTTTCAGCGCGATTATTTCGAGCGCCAGCAAGCCACCTGA
- a CDS encoding LysR family transcriptional regulator, protein MFDQLKAFHATVRQGSITRAARHLGVSQPTIAAQIRQVEQVYGVELFYRSGRKLEITETGIELLPLVEKMIALEAQADIMLRNVGGLFEGHLRIGATGPYYIMDAVGRFSNAHPSIALTCRIGNSEEILQALQEFRIDLAVSSQRNDADGLERKVISTDPLVLVVHRNHPLARFDAIEPAQLADVRLLIREEGSVTRRCTETILEAAGVAAVSVAEIGSREAIREAILHGVGGSLFPLGEAERHPDLRVIALRGVDTTIDEYVYYLKARRQSPAIDAFLACILPAGSDTAAADDAGRTARRVSAR, encoded by the coding sequence GTGTTCGATCAGCTGAAGGCGTTCCACGCGACCGTCCGGCAGGGCAGCATCACGCGCGCCGCGCGCCACCTGGGCGTGAGCCAGCCGACGATCGCCGCGCAGATCCGTCAGGTCGAGCAGGTATACGGCGTCGAGCTGTTCTACCGGAGCGGTCGCAAGCTCGAGATCACCGAAACGGGCATCGAGCTGCTGCCGCTCGTCGAGAAGATGATCGCGCTCGAGGCGCAGGCCGACATCATGCTGCGCAACGTCGGCGGCCTGTTCGAAGGCCACCTGCGGATCGGCGCGACGGGGCCGTACTACATCATGGATGCGGTCGGCCGCTTTTCGAACGCGCACCCGTCGATCGCGCTCACGTGCCGGATCGGCAACTCCGAGGAGATCCTGCAGGCGCTGCAGGAATTCCGCATCGACCTCGCCGTCTCGTCGCAGCGCAACGATGCCGACGGCCTCGAACGCAAGGTGATCTCGACCGACCCGCTCGTGCTCGTCGTGCATCGCAACCATCCGCTCGCGCGCTTCGACGCGATCGAGCCGGCGCAGCTCGCCGACGTGCGGCTGCTGATTCGCGAGGAAGGCTCGGTCACGCGCCGCTGCACGGAGACGATTCTCGAGGCGGCAGGTGTCGCGGCCGTATCGGTGGCAGAGATCGGCAGCCGCGAAGCGATCCGCGAGGCGATCCTGCACGGCGTGGGCGGCAGCCTGTTTCCGCTCGGCGAGGCCGAACGTCATCCGGATTTGCGCGTGATCGCGCTGCGCGGCGTCGATACGACGATCGACGAATACGTGTACTACCTGAAGGCGCGGCGCCAGAGCCCCGCGATCGACGCATTCCTCGCGTGCATCCTGCCGGCCGGCAGCGACACAGCCGCAGCGGACGACGCCGGACGAACGGCGCGGCGGGTGAGCGCGCGCTGA
- a CDS encoding L-lactate permease produces MNPTDALPPGIVFAQPLTPVANSLLLSFLVAAIPIAVALIALGVLRRPAWQASLAGLVAGLAVAIGAWGMPAGLAFNAVGAGMALAVVPVMWIVFNALLLYNIAVKSGRFDQFRQWMLDNLPDDRRLVLLVVAFSFGCLLEGISGFGTPVAITSALLIALGFPALEALTYTLLFNTAPVAFGALGVPITVLGAVTSLPPATLAQMVGRQLPFFALLLPFYVVGAYGGLRSISKLWPALLVSGGSFAIAQFVTSNFLGYQLTDVLSSLTSLIVTIGFLQVWKPQPDPQYALARSVPATAGAARAGFGGWLPWLVVSVVVIVWVHANIAAIGDVKIKWPGLHNAVFVSLYHKPYAAIWDFQPLGTGTAILVSAIVTAALTRTGVGDFFECVVKTWRQTWIAIVTVMMIVGLAYLLNYSGISYTLGTGVASTGALFPLVSASLGWIAVFLSGSDTSGNALFGNLQVVAARQLGLDPVLMAATNSSGGVMGKMISPQNIATGVSTTDLKGQEGVVFARTFWHSVILTLLLGVLVFLQQHVLTWMIPALPK; encoded by the coding sequence ATGAACCCCACCGACGCCCTACCGCCCGGCATCGTTTTCGCACAGCCGCTGACGCCAGTCGCCAACTCGCTGCTGCTGTCCTTCCTCGTCGCCGCGATCCCGATCGCGGTTGCGCTGATCGCACTCGGCGTGCTGCGCCGCCCCGCGTGGCAGGCGTCGCTCGCCGGGCTCGTCGCCGGCCTCGCGGTCGCGATCGGCGCATGGGGCATGCCGGCCGGGCTCGCGTTCAACGCGGTCGGTGCGGGCATGGCGCTCGCGGTCGTGCCGGTAATGTGGATCGTCTTCAACGCATTGCTGCTGTACAACATCGCGGTGAAGTCGGGCCGCTTCGACCAGTTCCGGCAGTGGATGCTCGACAACCTGCCCGACGATCGCCGGCTCGTGCTGCTCGTCGTCGCGTTCTCGTTCGGTTGCCTGCTCGAAGGGATCTCGGGATTCGGCACGCCGGTCGCGATCACGAGCGCACTCTTGATCGCGCTCGGCTTCCCCGCGCTCGAGGCGCTCACCTACACGCTGCTGTTCAACACGGCGCCGGTCGCGTTCGGCGCGCTCGGCGTGCCGATCACCGTGCTCGGCGCGGTGACGTCGCTGCCGCCCGCGACACTCGCGCAGATGGTCGGCCGCCAGTTGCCCTTCTTCGCGCTGCTGCTGCCGTTCTACGTGGTCGGCGCGTACGGCGGGCTGCGCTCGATCTCGAAGCTGTGGCCGGCGCTGCTCGTGTCGGGCGGCAGCTTCGCGATCGCGCAGTTCGTCACGTCGAACTTCCTCGGCTACCAGCTCACCGACGTGCTGTCGTCGCTCACGTCGCTGATCGTCACGATCGGCTTCCTGCAGGTGTGGAAGCCGCAGCCCGATCCGCAATACGCACTCGCGCGCAGCGTGCCGGCAACGGCCGGCGCCGCACGCGCGGGCTTCGGCGGCTGGCTGCCGTGGCTCGTCGTGTCGGTGGTCGTGATCGTTTGGGTGCACGCGAACATCGCGGCGATCGGCGACGTGAAGATCAAGTGGCCGGGCCTGCACAATGCCGTGTTCGTGTCGCTGTACCACAAGCCGTATGCGGCGATCTGGGATTTCCAGCCGCTCGGCACGGGCACCGCGATCCTGGTCTCGGCGATCGTCACGGCCGCGCTGACGCGCACCGGCGTGGGCGACTTCTTCGAATGCGTGGTCAAGACCTGGCGGCAGACGTGGATCGCGATCGTCACGGTGATGATGATCGTCGGGCTCGCGTACCTGCTGAACTACTCGGGGATCAGCTACACGCTCGGCACCGGCGTCGCGTCGACGGGGGCGCTGTTCCCGCTCGTGTCCGCGTCGCTCGGCTGGATCGCGGTGTTCCTGTCCGGCAGCGACACGTCGGGCAACGCGCTGTTCGGCAACCTGCAGGTCGTGGCCGCCCGGCAGCTCGGCCTCGATCCGGTGCTGATGGCCGCGACCAACTCGTCCGGCGGCGTGATGGGCAAGATGATCTCGCCGCAGAACATCGCGACGGGTGTATCGACGACGGACCTGAAAGGGCAGGAAGGTGTCGTGTTTGCGCGCACCTTCTGGCACAGCGTGATTCTCACGCTGCTGCTCGGCGTGTTGGTGTTCCTCCAGCAGCACGTGCTGACGTGGATGATTCCGGCACTGCCGAAATGA
- a CDS encoding DNA-3-methyladenine glycosylase family protein yields the protein MSIAKTTITSIVNGGHVPPSAQMELRFNAPYDWARVLRFFSGRAIPGVEQVADGVYRRIVDLHGDAGRLTVAKHPRKHCLVATVEGAVARHVDDAFAMRVATMFDLGADPAAIGDGLARDPWFAPLVEAAPGLRVPGAWSGFELAVRAIVGQQVSVKAATTIVGRLVERAGERVVHEDDGAPAWRFPTPDALAACDLDKIGMPGKRVAALTGVARAVAAGDVPVDREHADLATLRSAWLDLPGIGPWTVEYIAMRAWRDPDAWPASDLVLMQSIAARDPALDRLATQKHRTEGWRPWRAYAALHLWNEVADRAGGARGG from the coding sequence TTGAGCATCGCAAAAACAACCATCACCTCCATCGTGAACGGCGGCCATGTGCCGCCGTCCGCGCAAATGGAACTGCGCTTCAATGCGCCTTACGACTGGGCGCGCGTGCTGCGCTTCTTCAGCGGGCGCGCAATTCCGGGTGTCGAGCAGGTGGCGGACGGCGTGTATCGCCGCATCGTCGACCTGCACGGCGATGCCGGCCGGCTCACGGTCGCGAAACATCCGCGCAAGCACTGCCTGGTCGCGACGGTCGAAGGCGCGGTCGCGCGTCACGTCGACGATGCGTTCGCGATGCGCGTCGCGACGATGTTCGACCTCGGCGCCGATCCGGCCGCCATCGGCGACGGGCTCGCGCGCGATCCGTGGTTCGCGCCGCTCGTCGAGGCCGCGCCGGGGCTGCGTGTGCCGGGCGCATGGTCGGGGTTCGAGCTGGCCGTGCGCGCGATCGTCGGTCAGCAGGTGAGCGTGAAGGCCGCGACGACGATCGTCGGCCGGCTCGTCGAGCGGGCCGGAGAGCGTGTGGTTCATGAAGACGACGGCGCGCCCGCATGGCGCTTCCCGACGCCCGACGCGCTGGCCGCCTGCGATCTCGACAAGATCGGGATGCCCGGCAAGCGGGTGGCGGCACTGACGGGCGTGGCGCGCGCGGTGGCGGCCGGCGACGTTCCGGTCGATCGCGAGCACGCCGATCTCGCGACGCTGCGCAGCGCGTGGCTCGACCTGCCCGGCATCGGCCCGTGGACCGTCGAATACATCGCGATGCGCGCATGGCGCGATCCGGACGCATGGCCGGCCTCCGATCTCGTGCTGATGCAGTCGATCGCCGCGCGCGATCCGGCGCTCGACCGGCTCGCGACCCAGAAGCACCGTACCGAAGGCTGGCGGCCGTGGCGCGCCTATGCGGCGCTGCATTTGTGGAACGAAGTGGCCGACCGGGCGGGCGGCGCGCGCGGCGGGTGA
- the ada gene encoding bifunctional DNA-binding transcriptional regulator/O6-methylguanine-DNA methyltransferase Ada, with protein sequence MKTAYPTDDARWGAVTERDPHADGAFFYAVSTTGVFCRPTCASRLPRRENVSFFADTAAARAAGFRPCKRCQPEGLPRELEIVNRACAVLDAHAERLTLQQLSDAVHVSPFHLQRLFKRVVGVSPRQYQAAQRGAALRQALQSGQPVTQAAVDAGFNSPSRLYASVPRELGMAPSAFRRQGAGLRIDYATASTSLGTVLVAATGQGICRIAFGDEPAALVSELKDAFARAELVEAPARLAPFVTQIRAYLDGTRHAFDLPLDIAPTAFQQRVWEALTHIPYGETRSYSEIAEALGAPRAVRAVASACASNPVALAIPCHRVVQKGGALSGYRWGVRRKATLLASEARHAHDDQTESVAEGSAV encoded by the coding sequence ATGAAAACCGCCTATCCGACCGATGATGCCCGCTGGGGCGCCGTCACCGAGCGCGATCCGCATGCGGACGGCGCGTTCTTCTATGCCGTGAGCACGACCGGCGTGTTCTGCCGCCCGACCTGTGCGTCGCGGCTGCCGCGTCGCGAAAATGTGTCCTTCTTCGCCGATACGGCCGCCGCGCGTGCGGCCGGCTTCCGGCCCTGCAAGCGCTGCCAGCCGGAAGGGCTGCCGCGCGAGCTCGAGATCGTCAACCGCGCGTGCGCGGTGCTCGACGCACATGCCGAACGGCTCACGCTGCAGCAACTGAGCGATGCCGTGCACGTGAGCCCGTTTCACCTTCAGCGGCTTTTCAAGCGCGTGGTCGGCGTGTCGCCGCGGCAGTACCAGGCGGCGCAACGCGGCGCCGCGTTGCGGCAGGCGCTGCAAAGCGGGCAGCCGGTCACGCAGGCGGCCGTCGACGCGGGCTTCAACTCGCCGTCGCGGCTCTATGCATCGGTGCCGCGCGAGCTCGGGATGGCGCCGTCGGCGTTCCGCCGGCAGGGCGCGGGTCTGCGGATCGACTATGCGACCGCGTCAACGTCGCTCGGCACCGTGCTCGTTGCCGCAACCGGACAAGGCATCTGCCGGATCGCATTCGGTGACGAACCGGCCGCGCTTGTCAGCGAGCTGAAGGATGCGTTCGCACGTGCCGAGCTGGTCGAGGCACCGGCACGACTCGCGCCGTTCGTCACGCAGATCCGCGCGTACCTGGACGGCACGCGGCACGCGTTCGACCTGCCGCTCGACATCGCGCCGACCGCGTTCCAGCAGCGCGTGTGGGAGGCGCTGACGCATATTCCGTACGGCGAAACGCGCAGCTACTCGGAGATCGCCGAGGCGCTCGGTGCGCCGCGCGCGGTGCGCGCCGTTGCGTCCGCGTGTGCGTCTAATCCGGTCGCGCTCGCGATCCCGTGCCACCGCGTCGTACAGAAGGGCGGCGCGCTTTCCGGGTATCGTTGGGGCGTGCGCCGCAAGGCGACGCTGCTCGCGTCCGAGGCGCGTCATGCGCACGACGATCAGACCGAATCCGTTGCGGAGGGCAGTGCAGTTTGA
- the sap1 gene encoding surface attachment protein Sap1, whose product MMKRTGILFALVGAFCAVSIAQAGGDSAVKPKQEIQLTKNAWGCLSKDNLDSVLSHERDGKSQAKQQYFDDYRCLSVPEGQRFRVVSVDQGDVQFVSADNSDQQGLWTDSRFVKQ is encoded by the coding sequence ATGATGAAACGTACCGGTATCCTTTTTGCCCTCGTCGGCGCATTTTGCGCGGTGTCGATTGCCCAAGCCGGCGGCGATTCGGCCGTCAAGCCGAAGCAGGAAATCCAGTTGACGAAGAACGCATGGGGCTGCCTGTCGAAAGACAATCTGGACTCCGTACTGAGTCACGAGCGTGACGGCAAGTCGCAGGCGAAGCAGCAATACTTCGACGACTACCGATGCCTGTCGGTGCCGGAAGGCCAGCGTTTCCGCGTGGTGTCGGTCGACCAGGGCGACGTGCAGTTCGTCAGCGCCGACAACAGCGACCAGCAGGGTCTCTGGACCGATTCGCGCTTCGTCAAGCAGTAA
- a CDS encoding DUF4148 domain-containing protein, whose amino-acid sequence MKTMKQAACAFVLIGAAFAAHAQAASTLTRAEVRQELVELQAAGYRANLASSPDFPDHMQAIMRRAAQARGEDTGYGSEGRANVESGKPAQPHAIDRGTYAHH is encoded by the coding sequence ATGAAAACGATGAAGCAGGCTGCATGCGCGTTCGTGCTGATCGGCGCGGCCTTCGCCGCTCACGCGCAGGCCGCGTCGACGCTGACGCGTGCCGAGGTCCGCCAGGAACTCGTGGAACTGCAGGCCGCCGGCTACCGGGCGAACCTCGCGAGCAGTCCCGACTTTCCGGACCACATGCAGGCGATCATGCGCCGTGCCGCGCAGGCGCGCGGCGAGGACACCGGCTACGGCAGTGAAGGCAGGGCAAACGTGGAATCGGGCAAGCCGGCGCAGCCGCACGCAATCGACCGCGGCACCTACGCGCATCACTGA